Genomic window (Salinibacterium sp. M195):
TTCATTCGCTATTTCGGAGAGCATCGCAACAGTGTCGAGCATGAGATTGATGGCATCGTCATCAAAGTCGATGAGCTTGCGCTTCACGACGAGCTTGGGGCAACGTCACGCGCTCCGCGGTGGGCGATCGCCTACAAGTACCCGCCAGAGCAAGTGAACACCAGACTGCTCGACATTGTGGTGGGCATCGGGCGCACGGGTCGTGCTACTCCCTATGCGGTTATGGAGCCAGCGCTCGTCGCCGGATCCGTGGTGCGTCAGGCAACTTTACATAATCAGGATGTCGTCAAGCGCAAGGGTGTACTCATCGGAGACATGGTTGTGCTCCGCAAAGCGGGAGACGTGATCCCAGAGATTCTTGGCCCGGTCGAAGAGCTTCGCAATGGTACCGAACGCGCTTTTGTGATGCCGACGAACTGTCCCGAGTGCGGAACACCGCTCCGCGCGATGAAAGAGGGCGATATTGATCTTCGTTGCCCCAATGCGCGCAGCTGCCCTGCCCAAGTGCGCGGCCGCATTGAACATGCTGGCAGCAGGGGAGGGCTCGACATTGAGGTGCTTGGCGAAGTCGTGGCGCGTGCGCTGACGCAGCCCCGGCATCCTGCCGTGCCGCCGCTCGTCAACGAAGCGGGGCTATTCGATCTCTCTGTCGAAGACCTGTTTCCTATTGTCGTCGCGGTGCGTGACTCAGATACCGGCGAGGTCGTTACCAATGAAGACGGCTCGGAGAGAACGATTACGCCATTCCGGCGTGTGCGCAAACTCAGTGGCGCAGGGGCTGACCCTGTGTTCGATCCTGACGCCAACGACTTCGCTGGCGACGCGGATGCGGTTCCTTCCAGTAATGCGATCAAACTCATCGCCAATTTGCAGGAGGCAAAAACTAAGCCCCTCTGGCGCTTGTTGGTAAGCCTCAGCATCCGCCATGTCGGACCGGTGGCGGCGCGCGCGCTTGCCGAATACTTTGGATCGCTTGAGGCGATTCGTGCAGCTAGCCGTGAGCAATTGGCTGCCGTAGACGGTGTCGGGCAGATCATTGCTGATTCTGTGGGCGACTGGTTTGAGGTGGATTGGCATCAGGAGATTGTGCGTCGTTGGGAGGTATCTGGCGTTCAGTGGTCGACTCCCGATCATCCGGGCCCGGGTGCAGCGCAATCGAGCGATGGGCTCCTTGCCGGGCTCACTATCGTCGCGACGGGCAGCCTCGAAGGCTTCACGCGCGAGGGCGCTCAAGAGGCGATCATCGCTGCAGGAGCCAAAGCGGCATCGAGCGTAAGCAAGAAGACTGACTACGTCGCAGCGGGACCCGGCGCCGGATCCAAACTGACAAAGGCGGAAGAGCTAGGGATCACCATTCTCGATGCCGCCCAGTTCTCTCGTCTCCTAAGCGAGGGCCCGTCAGCTCTCGAGGGCTAGTCGCACGAGACGAATGCGAGCATTCCCCCTAAAGGGGGTCGGAGTCCCCTAAGATTGGGCTAACTTGTTTGCGTGCGGGGATGGTACGCAAACAAAGTTGTGAGGGGATTGCCCGACTTTGTTGCTAGAAATTGCCGTTGTTATTGCTACCTCGGTCGCAGGT
Coding sequences:
- the ligA gene encoding NAD-dependent DNA ligase LigA — translated: MANNSEKSGSASTSDEQVSETTDPSLAVARDEVDALTTRILELRDAYYVRDETLVDDAEYDRLIAQLEQLELRHPELQSQDSPTLRVGGRAAALFDPVEHVERMLSLDNVFSLDEFAEWAAKVQRDSARHIDYLCELKIDGLAINLRYVDGILVSAATRGDGRVGEDVTENIVRVEGIPHRLEGTGHPAIVEVRGEVFIPLDLFRELNAEQTRIGEKIFANPRNAAAGSLRQKSEGKSAEKLTNMRRRLSSLRMLVHGIGAWDGTRAGHDPIRSQSEIYGVLATWGLPTSSHFKVVDSGDKAAEFIRYFGEHRNSVEHEIDGIVIKVDELALHDELGATSRAPRWAIAYKYPPEQVNTRLLDIVVGIGRTGRATPYAVMEPALVAGSVVRQATLHNQDVVKRKGVLIGDMVVLRKAGDVIPEILGPVEELRNGTERAFVMPTNCPECGTPLRAMKEGDIDLRCPNARSCPAQVRGRIEHAGSRGGLDIEVLGEVVARALTQPRHPAVPPLVNEAGLFDLSVEDLFPIVVAVRDSDTGEVVTNEDGSERTITPFRRVRKLSGAGADPVFDPDANDFAGDADAVPSSNAIKLIANLQEAKTKPLWRLLVSLSIRHVGPVAARALAEYFGSLEAIRAASREQLAAVDGVGQIIADSVGDWFEVDWHQEIVRRWEVSGVQWSTPDHPGPGAAQSSDGLLAGLTIVATGSLEGFTREGAQEAIIAAGAKAASSVSKKTDYVAAGPGAGSKLTKAEELGITILDAAQFSRLLSEGPSALEG